The following nucleotide sequence is from Pirellulales bacterium.
GGGCGATTGGCTGGTTTGGGCGAGTTGGCCCGCGAGTTCGGCGCGCGGCGAGCGCTCGTGGTCAGCGACGAGGGCGTTATCCACGCCGGCCACGCGCGGCGCGGCCTCGACGCCCTGGAAGCCGCCGGTGTCGAGACGCGCTTGTTCTCCGGGGTGCACGAAAACCCGACCGATGAGCACGTCGAATCCGGCCGGCAACTGGCCGCGGAATTTCAACCCGAATTGATCGTCGGCCTGGGCGGCGGCAGCTCGATGGACTGCGCCAAGGGGATCAACTTCGTCCACGCCGGCGGCGGGCGGATGCAGGACTACTGGGGACTGAACAAGGCACAAGGAAAGTTGCTGCCGTTGATCGCCGTGCCGACGACCGCCGGCACCGGTAGCGAGACCCAGTCGTTTGCGCTGATCTCCGACGCGAAGACCCATGTCAAGATGGCCTGCGGCGATCGCCGGGCCGCCGCGCGCGTGGCGCTGATCGATCCCCTGACCACGCTCACGCAACCGGTCAGCGTCACGGCGCTGACAGGCTACGACGCGCTTTCGCACGCCGTCGAGACCTGGGTGACCCGCAGGCGGCACGCGCTCTCGCTGGTCTTCAGCCGCGAAGCGTTCCGGTTGCTGGCGACCAACTACTTGCGCGTGCTGGCCGAGCCCAATCATGTCGAGGCCCGAGGCGGCATGCAGTTGGGGGCCTGCATCGCCGGCATGGCCATCGAAAACTCGATGTTGGGCGCAACACATGCCCTGGCCAATCCACTCACGGCGAAGTTCGACATTCCACACGGTCAGGCCATTGCGGTGATGCTGCCGCACGTCGTGCGCTTCAACGGCGAAGACGCGCAGGTGTTCGAGTGGTACTGCGAATTGCTGGCCGCCGTTGCCGCGGTACCCGATGCACCGTCGCCGAGCGAAGGTTCGATCGGGCTGAGCGAGTTTTTGACCCGGCTGGCCCAGCGCGGGGGACTGAAAACGACGCTGCATGAGTTGGGTGTCCCGGCCGACGCGCTGTACGAGCTGGCCGTCGAGGCGGCCAAGCAATGGACCGGCACCTTCAATCCGCGCCCGGTCGGCGAGGCCGAGTTGTTGGCCCTCTATAATGCCGCCTTGGGGGCGAGCTAAACGAAGCGAGGCAGATCCCATGGCCGTGCACGCCAAGCTACCCGGTCGCAAGTATCTGGCCCCTGCCACGTCCGTCGCGCTGCTGATCGCAGGCCTGCTCTGCATGGGTTGCGGACGCCCGGCGGCCGATTCTTCTGCAGCGACGGCCGCAGCAGCTCCCAGCGCCCCGGCGC
It contains:
- a CDS encoding iron-containing alcohol dehydrogenase; this encodes MEMIDFQMATRVLFGPGRLAGLGELAREFGARRALVVSDEGVIHAGHARRGLDALEAAGVETRLFSGVHENPTDEHVESGRQLAAEFQPELIVGLGGGSSMDCAKGINFVHAGGGRMQDYWGLNKAQGKLLPLIAVPTTAGTGSETQSFALISDAKTHVKMACGDRRAAARVALIDPLTTLTQPVSVTALTGYDALSHAVETWVTRRRHALSLVFSREAFRLLATNYLRVLAEPNHVEARGGMQLGACIAGMAIENSMLGATHALANPLTAKFDIPHGQAIAVMLPHVVRFNGEDAQVFEWYCELLAAVAAVPDAPSPSEGSIGLSEFLTRLAQRGGLKTTLHELGVPADALYELAVEAAKQWTGTFNPRPVGEAELLALYNAALGAS